The following DNA comes from Phycisphaerae bacterium.
TCGATTTTCGGCTGGAGGCGCTGGGCGGTCTGGTGGAGGGATTCGATCCGGCGGCGCAGCGGGAGGTTTTCGGCTGAGGCTTCGGCGAGGGTTTGGCCGTCGACGGCGCAGCGGAGGGTGAGCGGTCCCCACTGGAGGTGTTGCGGATCGGCGTTGAAGTGGGCGAAGGCGATTTGGCCGCGGTCGATGGCGAGGGTTTGCGTCGGGATCAGCTCGACGGTGGCGCCGGCTGGGTCGGTGGCGGTGAGGCGGAGGGTTTTGCCGGTGAGGGCGTGGGCGAAGCACAGGACGGCAGAGCCGGCGATCTGGTCAGCGCAGGTTTTTTCGGTCAGGAGCAGAGCGGTTGGTTGGTCAGCTTGGAGGACGGCGACCAGGTTGTGTCGCGAGCTCTTGTAGGCTCCGATGCCGGGCCGCAATTCGAGCCATCCCTTTCGGCCGCCGCCGTCGTTGTCGTTGACGATGAAGTTGAAGCCGAAGGCGCGGCGGCCGGTGCGGTCGACGCGGTGGAGGAAGCGCCAGTTGAGGTGGGCGAGGAGGCGGTAGCCGTCGGCGGTGCGGGAGACGCGGCATATGCATTCATCGTTGCTGAGCGGGCGGTTGAGCTGCCAGCACCAGGACTGGGGTTGGCCGGCGGCGTCGAGGGCGAAGCCGATTTCCAGGTCGTTGTCGTCGTAGTAATCGGTTCGTTCGAGGCCCTGGTCGATCACGAGTTGGATCGAGTCGCCTTCCCAGAGGTTCGCGCCGTCTCGCGTGACGAGCTGGTCGTCGCCGATTTCGATCAGGACGGTCAGGCCGGTGTCGTCGTGGGCGAGGGCCCATTTGGCTTGCAGGTCGGCGGCGTCGCGGATCGGTTCGCCGCCGATGGCGACGGGCGTTCCGCCGTCGGCGTTGGGCCGGACGGCGGGCGAGCGGGTGTGGCTGCGCCGCGGGACGATGTAGAGGTTAGGATCGCACTGGCGGATGTCGGACTGCCGGACCGTACGGAGCGGCGCGGGCGAGGTCGCGGTTTGCGCGAGGGATGACGCGGCGAGCAGAGCACAGGCGGTGATGATGGTGTATCGCTGCACGGTGTTAACCTTGGTCTATCGACTTGGGTTCCAGGTGTAGCCGGGGGCTGTGCCGGGACAGACGAGGATGAGCGGGCAGTCCACGTGGAGGTCGCCGAAGAGGACATTGCTCCACCAGCCGTCGTCGCTGTGCCAGGCGTAGTTGCCGGCGAAGCCGTGGAAACTGGGCCATCCGGCGGTGTAGATGGTGTTGTCGCCGAGGAAGAGGGTGGCGGCGGGTTCGGTGAAGGCGGCTGCGGATTGGACGCGGTAGTGGTCGGTGTTGGTCCAGGGGTTGGTGATCCAGAAGTTGACGACGTAGCTGGTGGCGTTGCGGTACCAGGATCGCGGGCCGACGTTGGGCACGGCTTCGCGACGGTTGTCGTCGGGGCATTTGTGGATTTCCGGGTCGCCGATGTAGGGTGAGAGGGGGCGGTCCTCCGGCGGGACGGGACAAGTCCACGAGCCCCAACCGCCGTCGAAGTTGTATCCGCCCCAGCCGTACCAGTTTTCGATGATCGGGACGGCGTCGTTGTGGTCGATCCAGTAGGCGCTCCAGGCGGTTCCGATGGCGCGGAGGTTGGAGGCGCAGATGGCGCGTTTGGCGCTCATCCTTGCCTGGGCGAGGGCGGGCAGGAGGATGGCGACCAGGACGGCGATGATGGCGACGACGACGAGAAGTTCGATGAGCGTGAAAGTCCGGGATCTCGGATTGGCCGAAGAGGGCTGTTTCATCTGAGGATATCCTCCGGTGGTGCGGTGGATTTGCGGCGGATAAGGTATGGCGCGAAGGTTTTTCGGATGCGGTCGGAACGGTCTCCGGCGAGGCGTTTTTCGAGGATTTCGACGAGGCCGCGGGCCCGGTCTTGGAGGTTGAAGGCGACGGTGGTGAGGGCGGGGCAGAGGTAGGCGGCTTCGGGACGTTCGTCGCCGGCGATCACGCTGACCTGGTGCGGGACGCGGATGTCGCGTTGGTGGAGGACGTGGAGGGCGGCCATGGCTCCGAGGCTGCTGATGGCGAGCAGGGCGGTCCAGGTCGGCGGGCCTTTGGCGAATTCGCGTTGGAGGCATTCGGCGGCGGCGGCGGTGGCGTCGTCGCCGACGCGGGTGTGGCAGTCGTAGACGATCGGGTCGATGCCCTGGCTGCGGGCGAAGTCGATGAATCCCTGTCGGCGTTCGATGACTTCGGGAAAGTCGGGTTCGTTGACGAGGACGGCGAGGCGTTGGTGGCCCAGGTCGACCAGGTGTTGGGCGGCGATGGCGCCGGAGCGTTTTTCGTCGCCGCAGGTGTGGTCGACGGGCATTTCGGCGTATTGGGTGCCCTGGGCGACGAAGGGGATGTTTTTTCGCTGGAGGATCGCCAGCACTTCCGGTCGGGACCAGCCGATGAGGATCACGCCTTCGTAGCGGATTCGCGGTAGCCATCGGTTGGCTGGGGCGGCGAGGTCGTAGAAGTGGATGTGGGAGAGGAATCCGCGTTCGGCGAGGGCGGCGCGGATGAGTTCGGGCATCTGGTAGGTCCAGCCTTCGGGCACGAGGACGACGACGCGTGGTTTTTCGAGCTTGCGGGCGGTGTGGTTGAGGGCGTGGGGTCGGGTGGAGTAGACGCCGATGGCGGATCGGCGGGTGACGTAGCCTTCCTGTTCGAGGAGTTCGAGTGCCCGCTGGACGGTGAACTGGCTGACGCCTCGGGCGCGGCCGATCTGGCGGATGGAGGGCAGCCGCTGGCCGGGATCGAGGTCCAGGACGGTCTGGCGGAGGTGGTCGGCGAGTTGTTCGTACTTGGCTTTCATGGCGCCGGTGATTACAGTTTGTAATTACAGTGTACTATTGTGGGTCAATGGAGTCAATGGGTGATTTGTGAGGGGGCTGAGAGAGGGGACGTTTAACTTTACCGCACGGGCCCTGGAGACGGCAGGAACGCCGATGAAGGGGAAAAGTAGAATGTCCCCTTTTTCAGGACAAGGGGCGCAAGCGGTAGGTGTGTTGGGTTTTTTGGAGGGGGAAGGGGGTGGGAGGGTCGCGTCGCTGGGGATCGGCTGTGGGGGTTACACCATGTTCATGGGCAGGGTTTTTCGGTAGTCGGAGGGCGAGCGGCCGACGATTCGCTTGAATCGATGGGAGAAGTGGAATTCGTCGTAGAACCCGAGGCGGTAGGCGATTTCCTTGTTGTTCAGGTTGGTTTCCCGCATCAGGCGGCAGGCGCGTTCGATGAGGGAGCGGTTGCGGTATTGTTGGGGGGAGATGCCGACGATGCGGGCGAATCGCCTTCGGAAGGTATCGTAGGACAGGTCCATAGTCTGGGCGATTTGGGAGAGGGGCTGGGGCGAAGCGGTTTCCTGGGCGAGGATGGAGCAGACGTGTTCCGCCCAGGCCAGGTCATGCGGCGATACCGCGCCGCGTTCTTCGGAATGGAGGGCTTGGAGGAGGATTTCCTGGAATTGGACGACGGAGAGCATGGGGAAAGCGGGCCGGCGGGAGTTGAACGAGTCGAAGAAGTCCCTGAATCGTTTGTACCAGTAGTCCATGGGTTCCAGGTGATGGACGGGTGTGGCGGGGTCGAGCAGTCCGTTTTGGGTCCAGGGCGCGAAGACGGATCGATCGAAGGTGAACCACATGGGTTTCCAGTGGCCGCCGGGGAGGGCGTTGTAGTTGTGGGCGAAGTCGGGAAACACGATCATGAGGTCTCCGGGCCTGAGTGGGGAGGAGAATCCGTTGGCGTCGCGGTAGGAGGCCTGACCGTCCAATAGATACACGATGGTATAGTATTCCTTCTGCTGCCGCATCGCGGGTCCCATATAGGGATTCTGGGCGATACAGGCACATAGAAGGCTTCCCAGCCGGGTATTGGCGTTGATCGGCTCCATGGGGTTTCTCCCGCGGCCCTGCCGGAGGGCGTGCGCCACTTTGTACATGCAATGCCTGTTATAGACATTCCCATCGGCAGAATCAAAATGTAGGCTTGAGGCTATGAGAGGTCATCTGGTCTGAGGGTTCATTGGGCGAACTGACCGACGGCTGTCCTATCGTCAAGGGCAACGACAGCGAAAACGGGGTAACACGGTGTTCCCTGCGCGTTGTCGATCGTTTGGAAAGGAAAGGGCATCATTATGGAGAGATTGAGCGTACTGATGGCGGCGGCGTTGTGCCTGGCCGGGGTCACGGCGCAGGCGTCGACGGACCTACTGGGGCCCGGCGTCAACAATGGGTCCTTTGAAGAACCGTACCTGGGCGGTGTGGACGGCGCGTATGTCCAGCAGGTCCCGCCGAGCTGGAAGCGGAGCGACGATCCCGACATTATCATCCAGGTGCACGGCGGGGCCTTTCATGAGGTGGCGTCCGACGGCGCGCAGTTCATGGTTACCGGCGTGGGCGGCGTGGGGTCGAATCAGGGGCTCTATCAGGACGAGGAGACGCTGGGTTATTTCCAGGCGAACACGGTATACACCCTGACGGGCTATGGTGCGTGGACGGGGCTCAATCAAACTGGGATTCCCGAGCTTCAGATGCGGTTAGGAACGAGTACGGCGGCAGAGGGCGCCTATGTTTCCTCGCTTCCGGCGGACGCACCGGTTTTCACGTTCACGGCGTTTCCGACCATTACGGTGGATACGAGCGTGGATTTGGGTCTGGTCGGCAGCCCGATTGTGGTCATGCTGTACACCAACGCGGTCGATCCGTATCCCCGGTTCGACCACTTTGCCCTGACGGCGACGGCGGTTCCGGAACCGATGGCGCTGGCGCTGCTGGGTCTGGGCGGCCTTTTGCCGGTACTCCGGCGGAGAAGGTAGGCTGGAGTGGATTGGCGTTTTTGACTGTTTTGAATGTATGGAAGGTGTGAGGAACTCACAGGCAGTGAAACACCTTCCATACTTTTTTACTCGTGCGTGTCTTCTGGGGGAAATGCGATAGGTTTTGTTTTGAGTCAACGGGATTGGCCTATCGCGGGCGAAGGCGTCCGTGACATCCGGGCCTGGCGTCCAGGGCGTCGGGCGGGCGGCGAGGTTTTTTCAGTTCGGCGGCTAGAAGTCGATCATGGCTTTGACGACGCCGTCGCGGTAGTCGTGGACGAGGTCGAAGGCCTGTTGGGTTTTTTCGAGGGGGAAGCGGTGGGTGACCATGAAATCGACGTCGATTTGGCCGGAGGCGATCAGGTCGATGGCGGGGTGGACGCAGCCGTTCTGGCGTCGGACGTTGGTCACGGTGAGTTCTTTTCGGCGCAGGCGGTCGATGGTGAACGAGACGCGTTCGACGCGCGGGATTCCGATGAGCATGAGTCGTCCGCCGGGTTTGAGGAGATCGACGGCCTGGTCGAGGGTGTCCTGTTCACCGGCGCACTCGTAGACGACGTCCATGCCGGCTGGGCGCTGGTCGAGGATGGTTTTGACGGCGTCGAGGCGGTCGGGGTTGCCGGCCCAGGTTGCGCCGGCGTTTTTGGCGACGCTGCCGCGGCTGTCGATCTTGTCGGTGACGAAGACGTTGGCGGCGCGGTCGGCTTTGGCGGCGAGCAGGACGCTGAGGCCGATGGGACCCGAGCCGAGGACGGCCACGTCGGCGGCGTCGGGCAGGCGCGATTGTTTGACGGCGTAGACGCCGATGGAGAGGGGTTCGGCGAGGGCGGCGCGGTCGGCGGTGACGGGGTTGGCGACGGGGAAGAGGCAGTCGGCGGGCATGACGATGTATTCGCAGAGGCAGCCTTCGGATTGGCCCGGACAGCCGAGGAAGCGGAGTTTGCGGCAGGTGTTTTCGCGGCCCTGTCGGCACTGGTCGCATTCGTGGCAGACCATGGCGGGATCGACGGCGACGAGTTGGCCGG
Coding sequences within:
- a CDS encoding alcohol dehydrogenase catalytic domain-containing protein; protein product: MKAIRLTGIKQTELVDLPAPTIRHPHHVLLKLEKVGVCGSDVHYYATGRIGSQIVQYPFIVGHECSAVVVETGRDVRNLKPGQLVAVDPAMVCHECDQCRQGRENTCRKLRFLGCPGQSEGCLCEYIVMPADCLFPVANPVTADRAALAEPLSIGVYAVKQSRLPDAADVAVLGSGPIGLSVLLAAKADRAANVFVTDKIDSRGSVAKNAGATWAGNPDRLDAVKTILDQRPAGMDVVYECAGEQDTLDQAVDLLKPGGRLMLIGIPRVERVSFTIDRLRRKELTVTNVRRQNGCVHPAIDLIASGQIDVDFMVTHRFPLEKTQQAFDLVHDYRDGVVKAMIDF
- a CDS encoding LacI family transcriptional regulator gives rise to the protein MKAKYEQLADHLRQTVLDLDPGQRLPSIRQIGRARGVSQFTVQRALELLEQEGYVTRRSAIGVYSTRPHALNHTARKLEKPRVVVLVPEGWTYQMPELIRAALAERGFLSHIHFYDLAAPANRWLPRIRYEGVILIGWSRPEVLAILQRKNIPFVAQGTQYAEMPVDHTCGDEKRSGAIAAQHLVDLGHQRLAVLVNEPDFPEVIERRQGFIDFARSQGIDPIVYDCHTRVGDDATAAAAECLQREFAKGPPTWTALLAISSLGAMAALHVLHQRDIRVPHQVSVIAGDERPEAAYLCPALTTVAFNLQDRARGLVEILEKRLAGDRSDRIRKTFAPYLIRRKSTAPPEDILR
- a CDS encoding AraC family transcriptional regulator, with protein sequence MRQQKEYYTIVYLLDGQASYRDANGFSSPLRPGDLMIVFPDFAHNYNALPGGHWKPMWFTFDRSVFAPWTQNGLLDPATPVHHLEPMDYWYKRFRDFFDSFNSRRPAFPMLSVVQFQEILLQALHSEERGAVSPHDLAWAEHVCSILAQETASPQPLSQIAQTMDLSYDTFRRRFARIVGISPQQYRNRSLIERACRLMRETNLNNKEIAYRLGFYDEFHFSHRFKRIVGRSPSDYRKTLPMNMV
- a CDS encoding prepilin-type N-terminal cleavage/methylation domain-containing protein, whose amino-acid sequence is MKQPSSANPRSRTFTLIELLVVVAIIAVLVAILLPALAQARMSAKRAICASNLRAIGTAWSAYWIDHNDAVPIIENWYGWGGYNFDGGWGSWTCPVPPEDRPLSPYIGDPEIHKCPDDNRREAVPNVGPRSWYRNATSYVVNFWITNPWTNTDHYRVQSAAAFTEPAATLFLGDNTIYTAGWPSFHGFAGNYAWHSDDGWWSNVLFGDLHVDCPLILVCPGTAPGYTWNPSR
- a CDS encoding PEP-CTERM sorting domain-containing protein (PEP-CTERM proteins occur, often in large numbers, in the proteomes of bacteria that also encode an exosortase, a predicted intramembrane cysteine proteinase. The presence of a PEP-CTERM domain at a protein's C-terminus predicts cleavage within the sorting domain, followed by covalent anchoring to some some component of the (usually Gram-negative) cell surface. Many PEP-CTERM proteins exhibit an unusual sequence composition that includes large numbers of potential glycosylation sites. Expression of one such protein has been shown restore the ability of a bacterium to form floc, a type of biofilm.), whose protein sequence is MERLSVLMAAALCLAGVTAQASTDLLGPGVNNGSFEEPYLGGVDGAYVQQVPPSWKRSDDPDIIIQVHGGAFHEVASDGAQFMVTGVGGVGSNQGLYQDEETLGYFQANTVYTLTGYGAWTGLNQTGIPELQMRLGTSTAAEGAYVSSLPADAPVFTFTAFPTITVDTSVDLGLVGSPIVVMLYTNAVDPYPRFDHFALTATAVPEPMALALLGLGGLLPVLRRRR